In Rhineura floridana isolate rRhiFlo1 chromosome 1, rRhiFlo1.hap2, whole genome shotgun sequence, the following proteins share a genomic window:
- the M6PR gene encoding cation-dependent mannose-6-phosphate receptor has protein sequence MFLAHSCFHAMVLVLITTVMAKENMCDLVGEEGSESLKEQTLLKKLEPLYNRRFETEIVSEDDYYIYQFRVCREVFSNMSNSGLVQIDKKNKKITVVGRINDTHLASGSKWIMLIYKGGEAYGTHCGNEERKAIVMINCNQKTLGDGFTMITEEREKLKECFYVFELESSLACPPEDSHLSIGSILLITFASLVAVYIIGGFLYQRLVVGAKGMEQFPHFVFWQDLGNLVADGCDFVCRSKPRNVPTAYRGVGDDQLGEESEERDDHLLPM, from the exons ATGTTCCTGGCTCATTCTTGCTTCCATGCCATGGTGCTTGTCCTCATAACCACTGTGATGGCAAAGGAAAACATGTGTGATCTAGTTGGGGAGGAAGGCAGTGAATCCTTGAAAGAACAGACACTGCTGAAGAAGTTGGAGCCGCTTTACAACAGAAG ATTCGAAACAGAAATTGTGAGTGAAGATGACTATTACATCTACCAGTTCAGGGTGTGTCGAGAAGTTTTCAGCAATATGTCCAATTCTGGCCTGGTGCAGATCGATAAGAAGAACAAAAAGATAACAGTTGTGGGGCGAATCAACGACACCCACCTTGCCAGTGGAA gtaaGTGGATTATGCTCATCTATAAGGGGGGAGAGGCCTATGGGACCCACTGTGGGAACGAGGAGAGAAAAGCCATAGTGATGATCAACTGCAACCAGAAGACACTAGGG GATGGTTTTACCATGATAACAGAAGAGCGGGAGAAGTTGAAGGAATGTTTCTATGTCTTTGAGTTGGAGAGCAGCTTGGCCTGCCCTCCAGAGGATTCTCACCTAAGTATTGGCTCTATATTGCTCATTAC GTTTGCGTCATTGGTTGCTGTGTACATCATTGGGGGATTTCTCTACCAGCGTCTTGTGGTAGGAGCAAAAGGCATGGAGCAGTTCCCCCATTTTGTTTTCTGGCAAGATCTGGGCAACCTAGTGGCA GATGGCTGTGATTTTGTGTGCCGGTCTAAACCAAGAAATGTACCAACTGCATATCGTGGTGTTGGTGATGATCAACTTGGAGAAGAGTCTGAAGAGCGAGATGACCATTTGCTACCCATGTGA